GTCGATTATACCATCCAAGTCACCCTGAAAGAGAGGGGAAAAAGGGATCTCTATTATGGGAGTGTAAAACGGGAGTACAAGGAAGAGAAGGTGGTGGAGCTCCTGGGAGAATATACTCCCCTTCGCGCGGAAGACTTTGGCGCTGAGGTGGTGGAGAATGTCACCCCACTATCCATCTATGGATTCGATGTCGGCAGGAACCTGCTCCTCATCGCTTCGTCCGACCGTATGGATACCGTCACGCTCTATCATCCTGAGAGCCATCGGATGGAGCGGCGTCTTGAATTTCCGATATCTTCGGGAAGTCTGTTCCGGGGAATCCGGAAGTTACCCGATCGGTTGATCTTCAAGATGAACGATTCCTTCTTCGTCACCGATCTCAATTTAACGAGGATGGGCGAAGCGGCCACGAAGCTTCCCGATTCGGTGAGAAAGGTCTTGGCAAATCCCGAATATCTATCGGAATACGATGTAAGTCAAGATTTAAAAAAGATCGTTTATACGGATCGAAGCGGATTATATCTCCATGATCTGGAGAGCGGGAAGACGACAAAGCTTTCTTCCCACATCCTGGTAAAAAGTACACTTTTGGACACCTCCTATATTCGGACTCCTTATTTTAGCAAGGATGATCAGATGATTATTGCCAAACTTTCCGGTTATGAAGAGGATTACGGTCTATTGGTGCTTCCCCTCGACCAACCCGCGAAGAGATACATCGAGCGAAAGATCAGCCGTTTTGAAAGCATGGATGAAACCAATGTGATGTTCCCCATCCCTTCGATCGAGTATATTGATGCCGAAGAGATGCCCGATGGCGAAAAGGCGGAGGGAAGACGTACTTTTGCCATCCGGATGGTGGATTTAAATACAAAGGATCCTTCTTCCGCCGTAGAAACATCGGTGGCGCGGAAAGTAGATTTTCAGGATGAATGGAACCAGCAGCCTTGGAATCTCAACACCGAGGGAATTCCCCGTTATAATGGCAAGTATATGGCTTACGTGGCTGCCGAACATGAGGAGGGAATCGTTTATCCCGATGAGAGGGTCTATCATCTTGTCCGGATCAACCTGGAGACGATGAAGGCGGAGACGGTCTTATCGGTCAAGGCAGGATTCCCTTCCATCCGTGCCCTCACCGGAGACGGACGCATTCTATTCTCTTATGCATTTGAGCGGGAGCAGGGACTTGCCATCACAGGCAAATAGGATCAAGGAAAGGATCAGGAAGGGACTTGATATGGGGCGGAAACCGATTTTACCTATTCACCATTTAGATGCATGAATCCTTCTTTCATCTACTCATCATTATGTATTTCTGATATAGTAGTAGAGTTGAACAGAGACCTGATTGGATGATCGGGGATTTCTTGGTGAAAAGGGATGGGGTGTACCGGTGAAAGAAAGTGGAATGAAGAGCGGGAAATTATCCCTCTTTTCTCTTACTTGGCCTTTATTTATAGAAACCCTCTTCGGGATGCTGATAGGAAGCACCGATACGTTCATGCTTTCCTCCCTCTCCGATGAAGCGGTGGCGGCGGTGGGCGTGGCGAACCAACTGATCAACTTTACGCTGCTTCTTTTTAGCGTTATCGCCACCGGGACTTCCGTGGTGATCGCCCAATACTTGGGGGCAGGAAAACCGGGAGAGGCGGGTAGAGTAGCCGCTATCTCCATTACCCTAAATTTCTTCATCGGGCTTTTGGTGAGCGGATCCGTGGTGCTGGGACGGGGCGGATTTCTGGGACTCTTTCAATTAAGCGAAACCGTTCATGCGTATGGGGATGTATACCTCCTCTGGGTGGGAGCTACCCTCTTTACTCAATCCCTTCTTGTGACCGCCTCTTCCATATTACGAGCTCACGGATTTACGCGGGATGCCATGCTGGTCTCCCTCTTCATGAATCTCGTTCATATTTTCGGCAACTCCACCGTGATTTACGGTCTTTTTGGTATGCCCAAACTAGGCGTCTTTGGGGTGGCGCTTTCCACGGGGATGAGCCGAACATTGGCGATGCTCCTCATCTTTTATCTCATGTTTCGCCGCCTTCCCTATTCGTTTACGATCAAAGATCTCCTCTCCATCGATGGGCGGCTGCTGAAGCAGATCCTCCACGTGGGGCTTCCCAGCGCAGGGGAACAGATCTCCTACAATACGAGCCAGATGGTGATTACAGGGATGATCGCCCTTCTCGGGACCGCCGCCCTCTCCACCCGCATCTACGCATGGACCATCATGTCCTTTATTTTCCTGGTTGGGATTTCCATTGGACAGGGGACGCAGATTTTGATCGGACATTTGGTGGGAGCGGGAGAGTTTAACCGGGCGTATAAACAACTTCTCAGGAGCTTACGGATCAGTTTCTTCGTAACCCTCGCCGTGGCAGGATTGGTCGCCTATTTTCGTTTGCCCCTCCTTGATCTTTTCACCGATGATCCTGTGATCCTAGGCATGGGCGGGGTTCTCCTTCTCCTCACCCTCATCCTAGAACCGGGCCGAACCTTTAATCTGGTGGTCATCAGTTCACTTAGGGCGGCGGGTGATGCACAATTTCCGGTCATGATGGGCATTTTATCCATGTGGGGGGTGAGCGTCACTCTCTCCTATCTTTTGGGGATTTACTTCGGCTTGGGACTTGTGGGATTCTGGATTGCATTCATGGCGGATGAATGGCTTCGGGGAATCATCATGTATTTCCGCTGGCGGAGTCGGATTTGGGAAAGAAAGTCTCTCATTGCGAAAATGGAACCGGAATACGGTTCCTCCTCCGTTCCGTTGGAGAAACCGCAGTAAACGTGGGGCGAATCCGATCCTGGATCACTGAGAGAAGGCAAAAATCGATTAAAAGAGGAAAATGAACGGTCGGTACGCAAGACCGTCGGAATGGGCAAAACCATTTGTATTCTTCATATACCTCGGGTAGTATATAAGTATATAAGGAGAATACAATTGAGGGGGGTTGGAAAGATGGGTAAGCGCTTCATCATCATCGGTGGGGATGCGGCGGGCATGAGTGCCGCAACGCAGATCCGCCGTCTTAAGCCGGATGCGGAGATTCTCGCATTCGAGAAGGGGAGTACCTTATCCTATGCGCAATGCGGGCTCCCTTACTATATCGCCGGCGTGGTGCCGGAGGCGAAAGACTTGGTGGCCCGCACACCGGAACAATTTCGGGAGAAGTATGGGATCCAAGTTTTTATCCGCCATGAAGTGATCAAGATTGATGCTGATGAACGGCGCGTGACGGTAAGGGCCCTTGATGAGGGTTCGGAAGAAAAATTCTCCTATGATACTCTGCTGATCGCCACAGGGGGGCATGCTATTTTTCCCAACTGGGAGGGGCGGGAACTGAATGGGGTTTTCCCTCTGAAGGACATCGAAGACTCCTATCGGATTAAAAAATGGCTTCAGGCAGAGATGGTGGAAAAAGTGGTGATCATCGGGGGAGGTTATATCGGTCTGGAGATGGCGGAGGCTTTTCACCTGCTGAAGAAAGAGGTGACCGTCTTGGACCTGGCACCCCAGCTGGCAGGCACCTTCGATCCGGAGATGGCTCTGCTCGCCAAAGAAGAACTGGAACGAAACGGAATCAAAGTAGCCCTGGAAGAAGAGGTAACCTCATTCAGGGGGGAACGTGGACGCGTCATCGGGGTGGAGACGAAGAGGGGATTTTATCCGGCCGATCTCGTCCTCGTGGCCATCGGGATCCTACCCAATAGCGAATTGGCGAAGGAGGCGGGGATCGAGCTCGGAATCAAAGGGGCGATCCGGGTCAATGAGCGGATGGAGACGAGCATGCCCGGCATCTATGCGGCCGGAGATTGCGCGACACAATACCATCGGATTAAAGAGCAGGAGGACTATATTCCGCTAGGGACGACTGCAAATAAGCAAGGGAGGGTTGCGGGAACCAACATGGGCGGTGGAGAGGCCCGTTTCGCCGGGGTGGTGGGGTCAGCCATTATGAAGGTTTTGGACATGGCGATGGGACGTACCGGGTTATCGGAGAAAGAGGCGAAAGGGTTGGGCATTCCCTATGAGATCGTCTCCATTCGTTCCCGGGATCACGCCCATTATTACCCGCATGCAGAACGCCTTCATCTGAAACTCCTTTACCATCGGGAGAATCGGAAGCTCCTGGGAGCCCAAGTCGTAGGCAGGCACGGGGTGGATAAGCGGATCGATGTCCTGGCGACGGCGTTATACCATGGGATGACCATTGACCAGCTTCAGGAGTTAGACCTCTCTTACGCTCCTCCTTTTAACTCCGTTTGGGATCCGGTACAACAAGCCTCTACAGTGGCGCGAAAGATTTAACGCCGGTACGTTCGAATGAGACGTTCTGTATATGTTATTTTAGCGAACGAATCCTCTTCCTTTTTGTGGAGGGGATTTTTTTTAGGATTGATCTTTTATTCGATGGGGGTAAACAATAGGATTTAGAGCTGCAAAAGTGTTAACAAGGTGAACCAAGATCATGAGATAGGTCAAAAATGAAAAGAACTTGTTGCGGAAGATGTGTTATCCTTAAAATGATTAGAAAAAGAATGCAAGAGACCGAGGCGAATAATGGTGGGATTCTTATCTTTACATCACATCTGGAAAAGAAATCGGAAGAAGGAAGCCATCCTCAAAGGGATTACGGGAGAAATTCAGGAAGGGAGTTTCATTGCTCTCATCGGCCCATCCGGGGCGGGGAAAAGCACGCTCCTCATGCTTCTCAATCGCATGCAGGATCCGGACGAAGGAGAGATCGTCTATAAAGGGAAACCCCTCCCGGAATGGGATATCCTCGTCTTGCGTAGGGAGATCGGCATGGTCTTTCAAAAAGCAACGATGCTGGAAGGGACGGTGGCGGAGAATATTAGGCTGGGATTCTCCCTAAGGGGGGAAGAGATGGATGATTCCCGCATCGCGGCATGTCTCGAGGAGGTGGGACTGGATGGGAAAATGGCGGAACGGGATGCCCGAACGCTATCCGGGGGAGAAATGCAGCGGGTTGCCTTAGCCCGCTCTTTGGCGGTAAACCCAATCCTCCTCCTCCTCGATGAAGTGACCTCTGCGCTGGATCCCCATTCCGTGCAGGCGGTGGAGTCTACCCTCCTTCGTCTCCATCGGGAAAAAGGAAAGACGATCGTGATGATTACCCATAATATCGAACAAGCGAGGAGGCTCTCTTCGGAGGTTTGGCATTTATCCGGGGGTGAACTGATTGAAACCGGAAAAAACCCTGAGATTTTCCTTCATCCGAAAGATGAGAGAACGAAGGACTTCCTCTCCCGGGGAAAAGAGGAGGAGATGGTTCGATGAGTCCTCTATCGTTAAGCCTAACCCTTGCTTTTGTACTGGTGACGATGCTCCTCTCATATAGACACCACCTGCGGTTGGAAAAGGATATTTTCATTGGAACGGTCCGAACCGCCGTTCAGCTTATCGCCGTGGGATACCTCCTCCACTTCATCTTCCTAGAAGGCTCCTGGTGGGGGATGGGGGGGATGCTCCTCGTCATGATTACGGTAGCCACGTTGAATGCAGCAAAAAAGGGTAAGGGGATTCCTGGGGTAAAACGGAGGATCGCCCTCGCCATCTCTGCCGCAGAAGGGGTGGCGATGCTCCTCATGCTGGGACTCCATATCATCCCCCCCGAAGCCCGCTATATCATACCCATCAGCGGGATGATCATTGGGAACAGCATGGTGGTATCGGGCCTTTACCTTAACCGGATGCGTGCAGAAGCGAAGGCGAGGGAAGAAGAGATGAAGGTAATCCTCGCCCTGGGAGGTACCAGCCGAAAGGCTTATGAACGCACATTGCAGAATTCGGTGAAGGCAGCCATGATGCCAAGCATTGATGGGATGAAAACGGTGGGATTGGTCCAACTGCCCGGGATGATGACGGGCATGATCGTCGCAGGGGCAAACCCCGTCGATGCGGTCTTGTACCAGATCTTAATTATGTATGCCATCTCCGGGTCGGCGGCGGTAACGGCCACCATCATGGGTCTACTCTCCCATTCCCTTCTCTTTAACGAACATCACCAATTGAAAGAGATGGGCGAGGGTTAACAAAACCGCCGTTCATTGGAATGAAAGAATTGCAGAATCTGGTCCAAATTAGATGGCTTTCTATCTTTACGGGGATAGATGAAAGAAACCTTCCAGGAAAATGTAACTCCCTTTATAGGAATGTTTGCGAGCTTACCGGTCTGCAATTCCTTCTTTACCATCGGATACGGGAGAAAAGCCATCCCTTGTCCGGATATCACAAGGGATTTTACCGCCTCAAAAGAGCTTAATTCCATCAGTACATGAAGGTCATAGGGATTTACCCCTTGCGCCATGAGGGCTTCTTCCAACATCTTTCTTGAACAGCAACCCTGTTCCGGAAAGACCAGGGGCAAGAATGTGAGGTCTTCTGGTAGGAGATTTTTACTGAAGAGATCATTTTGTCCACGAGATGTGACAAGTACAAAGGGGGCGGTGAGGATTTCCTCCACCGTCAGATCAGGGTGACGGAGGCTTCCCTGAATCATCCCGGCATGGACGATCCCACCGGCTACCGCGTCTAGGATCTCGTCAGAATCCATAACAGAGGTCACGATACGAACATTAGGAAGTCTCTCTCTTAAGTGGTAGAGGCTGCAAGGGAGGATATGTTCAGCAATGAGCGGGCAAACGCCTAAGCGAAAACTCGTTGAGGCTCCATTGCCCATCGCCCTGATCTCTGCTTCTACATTTTTCGTTAAATCAAGGACCTGTTTTGCATATTGATGGAACACTTTTCCCTGTGGGGTTAAAACAACTCCTTGACTGCTCCGGTCTAATAACGTAATATTAAGTTCCTTTTCAATGCTTTGGATCTGCATGCTGACCGCAGGTTGGCTTAAGTGAAGGATTCGGGAAGCACGGCTTATACTTCCGGTAAGTCCGACGGTGTAGAAAGCTCGTAATGCTTCAAGATTCATCACGTCACCCCCGATACGTTTCCTTATTTCTATCATACGTAAATTTACCTTCCTAAAGCGTTACAATCTTTATACATTTTCGCGGAATCCCTCACCGAATAACCACAGAAACTTCGTTTATTTTTCTCAATTCGTAAGGGAAAGGGGATCATCTGCTTCTGTGTTTGGAAGGAGATCTCTTAGATTTTTTAAAGATTAACTCTTTCATTTTTAGAGAATTATTGTATAATTTAATCATTGCAGAAATTATAATTTTATCATGGAGGTGTGCTGTCAAGATGATGGATATCATTAACAGGGTGAATGATGTACTTTGGGGACCTCCTCTTTTAATCCTATTGGTAGGGACAGGATTATTTTTGACGCTTCGCCTCGGATTTCTTCAGTTTCATCAATTGCCCTATGCTTTAAAACTGGCTTTTACGAAACATCAGGATCATAAGTCGGATGGGGACATCTCCCATTTCCAATCGTTAATGACCGCCCTTTCCGCCACCATCGGAACCGGGAATATTGCCGGCGTAGCTACCGCCGTCGTTTCCGGGGGACCGGGTGCGGTGTTTTGGATGTGGATAACGGCTTTGGTGGGGATGGCTACAAAATATAGTGAGGCCATTCTTGCGGTGAAATATCGGATTACAGATGATAAAGGGGAGAAGGCGGGGGGGCCGATGTACTACATAGAGAAGGGCCTGGGTTGGAAGTGGATGGCGGTCCTGTTTGCCCTCTTTGCAACCGTGGCCTCCTTTGGAATTGGAAATATAGTCCAGTCCAACTCGGTAGCCGATTCCATCCAACAAAGCTTTGGAGTCCCCATGTGGGTCTCCGGCATCATTTTGGCCTTCTTTACCGCGTTGGTCATTTTGGGAGGAATTAAGTCGATCGGAAGGGTAACCGCCTATCTGGTTCCCTTTATGGCGCTCTTCTACGTGGTGGGAGGTTTCATCATCATTCTCTATAATGTGGATAAGATCGTCCCAGCGTTTTCCCTCATCTTTTCCGATGCGTTCACAGGCCAGGCCATGGCGGGAGGGGCGATCGGGACGGTGATTCGATACGGAGTCGCCCGTGGCGTCTTCTCCAATGAGGCAGGATTAGGATCGGCTCCCATCGCCGCTGCTGCCGCAAAGACCGACCATCCAGGAAGGCAGGCTTTGGTCTCAATGACCGGGACTTTCCTTGATACCATCGTCGTCTGTACGATCACCGGGGTTACATTGGTGATCGGTGGACTTTATACCGGTGATTTAAAAGGTGCCGCTCTCACTACGGAGACCTTTAACCAGCTCTTTCCCCTTCTTCCCGGGGTGGGAGGTTGGATCGTAACGATTGGTCTTATCTTGTTCGCCTATTCCACCATCCTAGGCTGGTCTTATTATGGAGAGAAAAGTTATGAATACCTCTTCGGGACCAAGACCATTGGACTTTACCGCTGGGTTTTTGTCATCGTCGTATTTATCGGTACGTTAGGAAAAAGCGATTTGGTTTGGGGATTGGCCGATGTTTTTAACGGATTGATGGCCATTCCTAACCTGATTGCCCTCCTTCTCCTCTCCGGCGTCATTGTAACGGAGACCCGCAAATTTAGGGAGCTGATTCGGGAGGAGAGAAGGGTGAGCCCTCCTGTTCAGAGCAAGGCATAAGGATGGAAAAACAATAGTAGAAATTTTTTAGATAAGAAAGAGGGGACCGGCTGAGAAGTTGGTCCCCTGTTTGCATTGAGAAAGTTCCCTTTGATCCTTTTGGGTAGATCTTTTAGTCCACGATTTCCGTGTGAAAGTTCGCCTTCATCTGTTCCAGCGCGCTTTCCCCTTTATCTGTAAAGGTGGCTACTCCTTTTCGATGAACGACCGTCTTAAAACCTTCAGCATCAGCCCCTGCCACCGTGAGATAATCGCAGATATCGGTGGCTACGCCTACGACATGGACCGTATCCACGCCCATCCGGCGTAGGAGGTCTCCCAGACCTGTCTTATAGAAGGCATTGTAATTCGATTTTGGGATGTAATGAACCTGATCCCGATCCTTCCTTTTCTCATACCAATCGTTCAATTCGCCATAGAGTTCCTGCCCTTTGGTTCCTACCACATTATGAACAGGCCAACGTTCAAAGTGAGGGTCATTTGGCTCATGGGCATCCATGGCAATCACCACATGTCCTCCTTCTTCCAAAAAACGATCGGCTAAGGCAATGATATAGGGAACGATTTCCTGGGCCGGTTTGCCTACGGTTAACCCACCGTCGTCGGCGACGAAATCATAGCTCATGTCTACGATAATCAGCGCTTCATTCTTCATAACAACACTCCCTCTTTCCCAATTCTTATTCTCCATTCTATCACGCAACCCTTTCCCGTGTAACCATGTTTATGCATACGGTAAGAGGGCACTTCGTGGTTCATCCGGAGGGATAGAAGGTGATCCGTCCCTTTTTCAGTCGATCGCCTTAAGCGAAACATCGATGAGATCGGCTTTTTTATTTCCGATATGGCAGCCTTCCCGCTTCTCCTCGGCCAACAGATGGCTCAGGTTAGGGAGTGATTCGATGATCAGACGGAGGAC
The DNA window shown above is from Thermicanus aegyptius DSM 12793 and carries:
- a CDS encoding MATE family efflux transporter, producing the protein MKESGMKSGKLSLFSLTWPLFIETLFGMLIGSTDTFMLSSLSDEAVAAVGVANQLINFTLLLFSVIATGTSVVIAQYLGAGKPGEAGRVAAISITLNFFIGLLVSGSVVLGRGGFLGLFQLSETVHAYGDVYLLWVGATLFTQSLLVTASSILRAHGFTRDAMLVSLFMNLVHIFGNSTVIYGLFGMPKLGVFGVALSTGMSRTLAMLLIFYLMFRRLPYSFTIKDLLSIDGRLLKQILHVGLPSAGEQISYNTSQMVITGMIALLGTAALSTRIYAWTIMSFIFLVGISIGQGTQILIGHLVGAGEFNRAYKQLLRSLRISFFVTLAVAGLVAYFRLPLLDLFTDDPVILGMGGVLLLLTLILEPGRTFNLVVISSLRAAGDAQFPVMMGILSMWGVSVTLSYLLGIYFGLGLVGFWIAFMADEWLRGIIMYFRWRSRIWERKSLIAKMEPEYGSSSVPLEKPQ
- a CDS encoding CoA-disulfide reductase encodes the protein MGKRFIIIGGDAAGMSAATQIRRLKPDAEILAFEKGSTLSYAQCGLPYYIAGVVPEAKDLVARTPEQFREKYGIQVFIRHEVIKIDADERRVTVRALDEGSEEKFSYDTLLIATGGHAIFPNWEGRELNGVFPLKDIEDSYRIKKWLQAEMVEKVVIIGGGYIGLEMAEAFHLLKKEVTVLDLAPQLAGTFDPEMALLAKEELERNGIKVALEEEVTSFRGERGRVIGVETKRGFYPADLVLVAIGILPNSELAKEAGIELGIKGAIRVNERMETSMPGIYAAGDCATQYHRIKEQEDYIPLGTTANKQGRVAGTNMGGGEARFAGVVGSAIMKVLDMAMGRTGLSEKEAKGLGIPYEIVSIRSRDHAHYYPHAERLHLKLLYHRENRKLLGAQVVGRHGVDKRIDVLATALYHGMTIDQLQELDLSYAPPFNSVWDPVQQASTVARKI
- a CDS encoding ABC transporter ATP-binding protein, which encodes MGFLSLHHIWKRNRKKEAILKGITGEIQEGSFIALIGPSGAGKSTLLMLLNRMQDPDEGEIVYKGKPLPEWDILVLRREIGMVFQKATMLEGTVAENIRLGFSLRGEEMDDSRIAACLEEVGLDGKMAERDARTLSGGEMQRVALARSLAVNPILLLLDEVTSALDPHSVQAVESTLLRLHREKGKTIVMITHNIEQARRLSSEVWHLSGGELIETGKNPEIFLHPKDERTKDFLSRGKEEEMVR
- a CDS encoding ABC transporter permease, which encodes MSPLSLSLTLAFVLVTMLLSYRHHLRLEKDIFIGTVRTAVQLIAVGYLLHFIFLEGSWWGMGGMLLVMITVATLNAAKKGKGIPGVKRRIALAISAAEGVAMLLMLGLHIIPPEARYIIPISGMIIGNSMVVSGLYLNRMRAEAKAREEEMKVILALGGTSRKAYERTLQNSVKAAMMPSIDGMKTVGLVQLPGMMTGMIVAGANPVDAVLYQILIMYAISGSAAVTATIMGLLSHSLLFNEHHQLKEMGEG
- a CDS encoding LysR family transcriptional regulator — translated: MNLEALRAFYTVGLTGSISRASRILHLSQPAVSMQIQSIEKELNITLLDRSSQGVVLTPQGKVFHQYAKQVLDLTKNVEAEIRAMGNGASTSFRLGVCPLIAEHILPCSLYHLRERLPNVRIVTSVMDSDEILDAVAGGIVHAGMIQGSLRHPDLTVEEILTAPFVLVTSRGQNDLFSKNLLPEDLTFLPLVFPEQGCCSRKMLEEALMAQGVNPYDLHVLMELSSFEAVKSLVISGQGMAFLPYPMVKKELQTGKLANIPIKGVTFSWKVSFIYPRKDRKPSNLDQILQFFHSNERRFC
- a CDS encoding alanine/glycine:cation symporter family protein, translating into MMDIINRVNDVLWGPPLLILLVGTGLFLTLRLGFLQFHQLPYALKLAFTKHQDHKSDGDISHFQSLMTALSATIGTGNIAGVATAVVSGGPGAVFWMWITALVGMATKYSEAILAVKYRITDDKGEKAGGPMYYIEKGLGWKWMAVLFALFATVASFGIGNIVQSNSVADSIQQSFGVPMWVSGIILAFFTALVILGGIKSIGRVTAYLVPFMALFYVVGGFIIILYNVDKIVPAFSLIFSDAFTGQAMAGGAIGTVIRYGVARGVFSNEAGLGSAPIAAAAAKTDHPGRQALVSMTGTFLDTIVVCTITGVTLVIGGLYTGDLKGAALTTETFNQLFPLLPGVGGWIVTIGLILFAYSTILGWSYYGEKSYEYLFGTKTIGLYRWVFVIVVFIGTLGKSDLVWGLADVFNGLMAIPNLIALLLLSGVIVTETRKFRELIREERRVSPPVQSKA
- a CDS encoding cysteine hydrolase family protein, producing MKNEALIIVDMSYDFVADDGGLTVGKPAQEIVPYIIALADRFLEEGGHVVIAMDAHEPNDPHFERWPVHNVVGTKGQELYGELNDWYEKRKDRDQVHYIPKSNYNAFYKTGLGDLLRRMGVDTVHVVGVATDICDYLTVAGADAEGFKTVVHRKGVATFTDKGESALEQMKANFHTEIVD